From a single Accipiter gentilis chromosome 8, bAccGen1.1, whole genome shotgun sequence genomic region:
- the LOC126042293 gene encoding protein zyg-11 homolog B, with protein MEEASPYSLLDICLNFLTANLEKFCTERQDGTLCLQEPGMFPQEVADRLLQTMAFHGLLNDGTVGIFRGNQMRLKRACIRKAKISAVAFRKAFCHHKLVELDATGVNADITITDIISGLGSNKWIQQNLQCLVLNSLTLSLEDPYERCFSQLSGLRALSITNVLFYNEDLADVASLPRLESLDISNTSVTDITALLTCKDRLKSLTMHHLKCLKMTTTQILDVIRELKYLNHLDISDDKQFTSDIALRLLEQKDILPNLVSLDISGRKHVTDKAVEAFIQQRPTMQFVGLLATDAGYSEFLTGEGNLKVSGEANETQISEALKRYSERAFFVREALFHLFSLTHVMEKTKPEILKLVVIGMRNHPLNLPVQLAASACVFNLTKQDLAAGMPVRLLADVTHLLLKAMEHFPNHQQLQKNCLLSLCSDRILQDVPFNRFEAAKLVMQWLCNHEDQNMQRMAVAIISILAAKLSTEQTAQLGAELFIVRQLLQIVKQKTNQNLVDTTLKFTLSALWNLTDESPTTCRHFIENQGLELFMRVLESFPSESSIQQKVLGLLNNIAEVKELHSELMWKDFIDHISKLLHSVEVEVSYFAAGIIAHLISRGEQAWTLSRSQRTSLLEQLHSAILNWPTPECEMVAYRSFNPFFPLLGCFMTPGVQLWAVWAMQHVCSKNPARYCSMLIEEGGLQHLYNIKENVQTDPHVQRIAIAILDSLEKHIMRHGRPPPCRKQQQNKPN; from the exons ATG GAGGAAGCTTCTCCTTATTCTTTACTTGATATCTGTTTGAATTTCCTGACTGCCAACCTAGAGAAATTTTGCACAGAAAGGCAAGATGGAACGCTATGCTTGCAGGAGCCAGGAATGTTTCCTCAAGAAGTGGCTGATCGATTGCTGCAGACAATGGCATTTCATG GGCTTCTGAATGATGGAACTGTGGGCATCTTCCGAGGCAACCAGATGCGTTTGAAACGAGCTTGTATCCGGAAAGCAAAAATCTCTGCTGTGGCTTTCCGGAAAGCATTCTGCCATCACAAGCTGGTAGAACTTGATGCTACTGGGGTGAATGCAGATATAACAATCACAGACATTATAAGTGGACTTGGCAGCAATAAATGGATCCAACAAAATCTACAATGCCTTGTGCTGAACTCACTAACTCTTTCTCTGGAAGACCCATACGAGAGGTGCTTCAGTCAGTTGTCTGGGCTTCGTGCATTGAGTATTACCAATGTTCTGTTCTACAATGAGGACTTGGCAGATGTTGCTTCACTTCCTAGATTAGAAAGTCTGGATATATCGAACACCTCTGTCACTGACATTACAGCACTCCTCACCTGCAAAGACCGACTCAAGTCTTTGACCATGCACCACCTGAAATGCTTGAAAATGACCACAACCCAGATTCTGGATGTTATTAGAGAACTAAAATACCTGAATCACCTTGATATTTCAGATGACAAACAGTTCACATCAGACATAGCGCTTCGTTTACTGGAACAGAAGGATATCTTGCCTAACCTTGTGTCTTTGgacatttctggaagaaaacatgtTACAGATAAAGCTGTAGAAGCATTTATTCAGCAACGGCCCACAATGCAGTTTGTAGGACTGCTAGCTACTGACGCCGGCTACTCAGAATTCCTAACAGGAGAAGGAAACCTAAAG GTGTCAGGAGAAGCAAATGAAACTCAGATTTCTGAAGCACTGAAGCGTTACAGTGAACGGGCCTTCTTTGTGAGGGAAGcactttttcatttattcagcCTGACACATgtaatggaaaaaacaaagcctgaAATTTTAAAG CTTGTGGTTATTGGAATGAGAAATCACCCCCTGAACTTGCCCGTGCAGTTAGCAGCGAGCGCGTGTGTCTTTAACCTAACCAAGCAAGATTTAGCAGCAGGCATGCCTGTGCGACTTCTGGCGGATGTCACTCATTTGCTCCTGAAGGCCATGGAACACTTCCCAAATCATCAACAG CTGCAAAAGAATTGTCTTCTTTCACTATGCAGTGACAGAATCCTTCAGGATGTTCCATTTAACAG GTTTGAAGCTGCCAAACTTGTTATGCAGTGGCTGTGTAATCATGAAGATCAAAACATGCAAAGGATGGCTGTAGCCATAATTTCCATTCTTGCTGCAAAG ctTTCAACAGAGCAAACAGCTCAACTTGGCGCAGAACTCTTCATTGTTAGG caacttCTACAAAtagttaaacagaaaacaaatcagaacCTTGTAGATACTACCCTCAAGTTCACATTGAGTGCACTTTGGAACCTCACTGATGAATCTCCAACAACATGTCGGCACTTCATTGAAAATCAAGGGCTAGAACTTTTCATGAGAGTCTTAGAG tctTTTCCATCTGAATCATCCATCCAACAGAAAGTTCTTGGACTTCTG AATAACATAGCTGAAGTTAAAGAACTCCATTCTGAGTTAATGTGGAAGGACTTTATAGACCACATCAGTAAATTATTGCACAGTGTGGAGGTGGAAGTTAGCTACTTTGCAGCAGGGATTATTGCTCATTTGATATCTCGAGGAGAGCAGGCCTGGACGTTAAGTCGCAGCCAGAGGACATCTCTCCTTGAACAGCTG CATTCTGCCATCTTGAATTGGCCAACCCCAGAATGTGAGATGGTGGCTTACAG gTCTTTCAATCCATTTTTTCCACTGCTTGGCTGTTTCATGACACCTGGTGTCCAGTTATGGGCAGTGTGGGCCATGCAGCATGTCTGCAGCAAAAATC CTGCCAGATACTGCAGCATGTTAATTGAAGAAGGTGGTTTACAGCATTTATACAACATCAAGGAAAACGTCCAGACTGATCCACATGTCCAAAGGATTGCTATTGCCATCCTAGATAGTTTGGAAAAACACATTATGCGTCATGGGAGACCACCGCCATgtagaaaacagcaacaaaataaaccaaactga
- the ECHDC2 gene encoding enoyl-CoA hydratase domain-containing protein 2, mitochondrial isoform X2: MNRPHARNSLGKVFVNELFSALEQLRSDEKVRVVVFKSEVKGVFCAGADLKERAKMDDAEVGHFVKRLRNLMDEIAALPVPTIAAIDGYALGGGLELALACDLRVAASSAKMGLIETTRGLLPGAGGTQRLPRCVGIGLAKELIFTGRQIDGQQAFSMGLVNHTVPQNNEGDAAYQRALTLAKEILPQAPFAVKMGKLAINRGMEVDIASGMAIEGMCYAQNIPTRDRQEGMAAFREKRPPQFIGK; the protein is encoded by the exons ATGAACCGACCGCACGCGAGAAATTCATTGGGAAAAGTATTTGTAAATGAA CTGTTCAGTGCTCTGGAACAACTCCGCTCTGATGAGAAGGTTCGTGTGGTGGTGTTCAAGAGTGAGGTGAAAGGTGTATTTTGTGCTG GTGCAGACTTAAAGGAACGTGCAAAGATGGATGATGCAGAAGTTGGACACTTTGTTAAAAGGCTGAGAAATCTCATGGATGAAATAG CTGCCCTGCCTGTACCCACAATTGCTGCAATAGATGGCTACGCATTGGGTGGTGGACTAGAACTGGCGTTAGCTTGTGACCTTCGAGTAGCAG ctTCATCAGCTAAAATGGGCCTTATTGAGACCACAAGAGGGCTTCTTCCTGGAGCAG GTGGAACGCAGCGCCTGCCCAGATGTGTTGGAATAGGTCTCGCAAAGGAACTCATTTTCACTGGTAGACAGATTGACGGACAACAAGCCTTCTCAATGGGATTAGTAAATCACACAGTGCCACAAAACAATGAGGGAGATGCAGCTTACCAGAGAGCATTAACTTTGGCTAAAGAAATCCTTCCTCAG gctcCATTTGCCGTGAAAATGGGAAAACTGGCAATAAACAGAGGAATGgag GTCGATATTGCATCAGGGATGGCTATTGAGGGGATGTGTTATGCCCAG AATATTCCCACAAGAGACCGTCAGGAAGGGATGGCTGCCTTCAGGGAAAAACGACCACCTCAGTTTATCGGCAAATAA
- the LOC126042001 gene encoding cytochrome c oxidase assembly factor 7, with amino-acid sequence MAGLVNFEDEEEVRGYLENLHVEYSYQCFREKDPDGCQRLADYLDAVRKDFAAAARVLRGNCEAHGHSESCYRLGAYQAIGKGGLDPDLKAAYNSFMKSCEKGGKKSVNACHNVGLLAHDGRVNDDKPDPVVARDYYTKACDGNFAPSCFNLSVIYLQGAPGVPKDMNHALKYSLKGCELGHIWACANASRMYKLGDGIEKNDAKAEDLKNRAKQLHKEQKEASSSLIFGE; translated from the exons ATGGCCGGCCTGGTCAACttcgaggacgaggaggaggtgAGGGGCTACCTGGAGAACCTGCACGTCGAGTACAGCTACCAGTGCTTCAGGGAGAAGGACCCGGACG GCTGCCAGCGCCTCGCCGACTACCTGGACGCCGTGAGGAAAGACttcgcggcggcggcgcgggtgCTCCGCGGCAACTGCGAGGCCCACGGCCACAGCGAGAGCTGCTACCGGCTGGGGGCCTACCAGGCCATCGGCAAAG GTGGACTCGACCCAGATTTGAAAGCTGCCTACAACTCTTTTATGAAGTCATGTGAGAAGGGTGGGAAGAAGTCAGTAAATGCGTGTCATAATGTTGGGCTGTTAGCCCATGATGGGAGAGTAAACGACGACAAACCTGACCCTGTTGTCGCTAGAGACTATTACACAAAAGCCTGTGATGGCAATTTCGCTCCTAGCTGCTTCAACCTCAGTGTGATATACCTCCAAGGAGCACCTGGGGTCCCTAAGGACATGAACCATGCTTTGAAGTACTCGCTGAAAGGGTGTGAGCTGGGTCACATATGGGCTTGCGCCAATGCCAGTCGAATGTACAAACTGGGAGATGGCATTGAGAAGAATGATGCCAAGGCAGAGGATTTGAAAAACAGGGCAAAACAGTTgcataaagaacagaaagaagctTCAAGTTCTTTAATATTTGGGGAGTAA
- the ECHDC2 gene encoding enoyl-CoA hydratase domain-containing protein 2, mitochondrial isoform X1 has translation MMRLGRAGRELLRWGRGGPPTAAPRRGAEVLVGAAGGESSGIAEILMNRPHARNSLGKVFVNELFSALEQLRSDEKVRVVVFKSEVKGVFCAGADLKERAKMDDAEVGHFVKRLRNLMDEIAALPVPTIAAIDGYALGGGLELALACDLRVAASSAKMGLIETTRGLLPGAGGTQRLPRCVGIGLAKELIFTGRQIDGQQAFSMGLVNHTVPQNNEGDAAYQRALTLAKEILPQAPFAVKMGKLAINRGMEVDIASGMAIEGMCYAQNIPTRDRQEGMAAFREKRPPQFIGK, from the exons ATGATGCGGCTGGGGCGGGCGGGACGCGAGTTGCTGCGCTGGGGTCGCGGCGGGCCCCCCACggccgccccgcggcggggcgcggaggtGCTGGTGGGCGCGGCCGGCGGGGAAAGCAGCG GTATTGCTGAAATCCTAATGAACCGACCGCACGCGAGAAATTCATTGGGAAAAGTATTTGTAAATGAA CTGTTCAGTGCTCTGGAACAACTCCGCTCTGATGAGAAGGTTCGTGTGGTGGTGTTCAAGAGTGAGGTGAAAGGTGTATTTTGTGCTG GTGCAGACTTAAAGGAACGTGCAAAGATGGATGATGCAGAAGTTGGACACTTTGTTAAAAGGCTGAGAAATCTCATGGATGAAATAG CTGCCCTGCCTGTACCCACAATTGCTGCAATAGATGGCTACGCATTGGGTGGTGGACTAGAACTGGCGTTAGCTTGTGACCTTCGAGTAGCAG ctTCATCAGCTAAAATGGGCCTTATTGAGACCACAAGAGGGCTTCTTCCTGGAGCAG GTGGAACGCAGCGCCTGCCCAGATGTGTTGGAATAGGTCTCGCAAAGGAACTCATTTTCACTGGTAGACAGATTGACGGACAACAAGCCTTCTCAATGGGATTAGTAAATCACACAGTGCCACAAAACAATGAGGGAGATGCAGCTTACCAGAGAGCATTAACTTTGGCTAAAGAAATCCTTCCTCAG gctcCATTTGCCGTGAAAATGGGAAAACTGGCAATAAACAGAGGAATGgag GTCGATATTGCATCAGGGATGGCTATTGAGGGGATGTGTTATGCCCAG AATATTCCCACAAGAGACCGTCAGGAAGGGATGGCTGCCTTCAGGGAAAAACGACCACCTCAGTTTATCGGCAAATAA